A single genomic interval of Zingiber officinale cultivar Zhangliang chromosome 4A, Zo_v1.1, whole genome shotgun sequence harbors:
- the LOC121969974 gene encoding probable inorganic phosphate transporter 1-4: MRRLFKRINVLVTETGEESKSKSSMARGQLQVLNALDGAKTQWYHFTAIVIAGMGFFTDAYDLFCISLVTKLLGRIYYYVPNSDAPGTLPPNVSAAVNGVAFCGTLAGQLFFGWLGDKMGRKRVYGMTLMLMVICSLASGLSFGKTAKGVMATLCFFRFWLGFGIGGDYPLSATIMSEYANKRTRGAFIAAVFAMQGFGNLTGGIVAIIVSTAFKNRFHAPAYQVDAVGSTVPEADFVWRIILMFGAIPALLTYYWRMKMPETARYTALVAKNAKQAAADMSKVLQVDIVAEQDKVEEIVTQETNSFGLLSRAFARRHGMHLLATTTTWFLLDIAFYSQNLFQKDIFSAIGWLPKARTMNALEEVYRIARAQTLVALCGTVPGYWFTVAFIDKMGRFAIQLMGFFMMTVFMLGLAIPYHHWTTPGNHIGFVVMYGFTFFFANFGPNATTFIVPAEIFPARLRSTCHGISAAAGKAGAIVGSFGFLYAAQNTNRALTDRGYPPGIGVRNSLFVLSICCFLGFLFTFLVPESKGKSLEELSGENEVADDADFAGGYNKTTIV, translated from the coding sequence ATGCGCCGTTTATTTAAACGTATCAATGTTCTTGTGACTGAAACAGGGGAGGAATCGAAGAGTAAATCATCAATGGCGAGAGGACAACTCCAAGTGCTGAACGCGCTGGATGGAGCGAAGACGCAGTGGTACCACTTCACGGCGATCGTGATCGCCGGCATGGGCTTCTTCACCGACGCCTACGACCTCTTCTGCATCTCCCTCGTGACCAAGCTGCTGGGTCGCATCTACTACTACGTTCCCAACTCCGACGCCCCCGGCACGCTCCCGCCCAACGTCTCCGCCGCCGTCAACGGCGTCGCCTTCTGCGGCACCCTCGCGGGCCAGCTCTTCTTCGGCTGGCTCGGAGACAAGATGGGCCGGAAGCGAGTTTACGGCATGACCCTAATGCTCATGGTGATCTGCTCCCTCGCCTCCGGCCTCTCCTTCGGAAAAACCGCCAAGGGCGTCATGGCGACTCTCTGTTTCTTCCGCTTCTGGCTCGGCTTCGGCATAGGTGGCGATTACCCGCTCTCGGCAACCATCATGTCTGAGTACGCGAATAAGAGAACCCGCGGCGCCTTCATAGCCGCGGTCTTCGCGATGCAGGGCTTTGGGAATTTGACAGGAGGTATCGTTGCCATCATCGTCTCCACGGCCTTCAAAAACCGCTTCCACGCACCCGCTTATCAAGTTGACGCTGTCGGCTCCACAGTCCCTGAGGCCGACTTTGTGTGGAGGATCATCTTGATGTTCGGTGCTATCCCCGCCCTTCTAACCTACTATTGGCGGATGAAGATGCCGGAGACCGCCCGGTACACCGCTCTGGTTGCCAAGAATGCTAAGCAAGCTGCCGCCGACATGTCCAAGGTTCTTCAAGTCGACATCGTCGCGGAACAAGACAAAGTGGAAGAAATAGTTACGCAAGAAACCAATTCCTTTGGGTTGCTTTCGCGGGCGTTCGCCCGCCGGCACGGGATGCACcttctggccaccaccaccacctggtTCCTCCTCGACATCGCCTTCTACAGTCAGAACCTGTTCCAGAAGGACATCTTCAGCGCCATCGGTTGGCTCCCCAAGGCGAGGACGATGAACGCGCTGGAGGAAGTGTACCGCATTGCTCGCGCGCAGACGCTTGTCGCGCTCTGTGGCACCGTTCCGGGCTACTGGTTCACCGTCGCCTTCATCGATAAGATGGGGCGGTTCGCGATCCAGCTGATGGGGTTCTTCATGATGACTGTCTTCATGCTCGGCCTCGCCATTCCCTACCACCACTGGACCACGCCCGGGAACCACATCGGCTTCGTCGTCATGtacggcttcaccttcttctttgcCAACTTCGGACCCAAcgccaccaccttcatcgtgcCGGCGGAGATCTTCCCTGCCCGGTTGAGGTCAACGTGCCACGGTATCTCAGCTGCAGCAGGGAAGGCCGGGGCCATCGTGGGATCCTTCGGCTTCCTCTACGCAGCGCAGAACACGAATAGGGCCTTGACCGATCGCGGGTACCCGCCAGGGATCGGCGTCAGGAACTCACTTTTCGTGCTTTCCATCTGTTGCTTCCTGGGATTTCTCTTCACGTTCCTGGTGCCAGAGTCGAAGGGGAAATCGCTGGAGGAGTTGTCCGGTGAGAATGAGGTGGCCGACGATGCTGACTTCGCCGGCGGATACAATAAGACGACCATCGTTTAA